A stretch of Mastomys coucha isolate ucsf_1 unplaced genomic scaffold, UCSF_Mcou_1 pScaffold3, whole genome shotgun sequence DNA encodes these proteins:
- the LOC116074453 gene encoding olfactory receptor 1361-like produces MNCSQASGFILLGLSSDPEKWQFVFSIFLAVYLLGLLGNLLLLLAIGTDVHLHTPMYFFLSQLSFVDLCFITTTGPKMLESLWTGDGSISFSGCLTQLYFFAVFADMDNLLLAVMAIDRYAAICHPLRYPLLMTPCRCGVLVSGSWGIVHCVSLTHTMLLSQLYFHYKQEIPHFFCEFGPLLLLSCSDTHLNKILMVVLVGVLGIGAFLCIVSSYGCIFYAVARFPSAHGKQKALATCSSHLSVVLLFYSTVFATYLKPPSSSHSSGEVVAAVMYTLVTPTLNPFIYSLRNKDVKSSLRRILNMMKSHV; encoded by the coding sequence ATGAACTGCAGTCAGGCTTCTGGCTTTATCCTTTTGGGACTGTCCAGTGACCCAGAGAAATGGCAATTTGTCTTTAGCATTTTCCTTGCTGTCTACTTGCTGGGCCTTTTAGGGAACCTGCTACTTCTGTTAGCTATTGGTACTGATGTCCACCTGCACACTCCCATGTATTTCTTCCTCAGTCAGCTCTCATTTGTGGATCTTTGCTTCATCACCACCACAGGCCCTAAAATGCTGGAGTCTCTGTGGACTGGAGATGGGTCAATCTCATTCTCTGGATGCCTGACTCAGTTGTACTTCTTTGCTGTTTTTGCTGACATGGATAACCTGCTTCTGGCAGTCATGGCAATTGACCGCTATGCTGCTATCTGCCACCCACTGCGCTACCCACTTCTCATGACTCCTTGTAGATGTGGGGTTCTGGTCAGTGGGTCATGGGGAATAGTTCATTGTGTGTCTCTGACCCATACTATGCTGCTCTCTCAGTTATATTTTCATTACAAACAAGAGATTCCTCATTTTTTCTGTGAATTTGGGCCTCTCTTATTACTTTCCTGCTCAGATACTCACCTCAATAAAATCCTGATGGTagttttggttggagttttaggaATCGGTGCATTTCTCTGCATTGTAAGTTCTTATGGTTGTATTTTTTATGCTGTGGCTAGGTTTCCATCAGCACATGGGAAACAGAAAGCCCTGGCCACATGCAGTTCCCACCTGTCTGTAGTCCTCCTTTTCTATAGCACAGTCTTTGCCACCTACCTGAAGCCCCCATCTAGTTCTCACTCCTCTGGGGAGGTGGTAGCTGCTGTCATGTATACTCTGGTAACTCCCACTCTGAACCCCTTCATTTATAGTTTGAGAAATAAAGATGTTAAGAGTTCACTGAGAAGAATCCTGAATATGATGAAGTCTCACGTCTAA